The Skermanella rosea sequence CGAGGGGCACACCATCTGCGCCCTGGGTGACGCGGCGGCCTGGCCCGTGCAGGGCCTGATCCGGCACTTCCGCCCCGAAATGGAACGGCGAATCCTCCAGTACACCGGCGCCCAGCGCGCCGCGGCGGAATGACCCGGCAGCCGAACGTAGCGACGAGACACCACTATGCCCAAACTAACGATTGACGGGATCGAGGTCGAGGTCGAGCCGGGTACTTCCGTGCTGCAGGCCTGCGAGCAGATCGGCATCGAAATCCCGCGCTTCTGCTACCATGAGCGGCTGTCGGTACCGGCGAACTGCCGCATGTGCCTGGTCGAGATGGAAAAGGCCCCCAAGCCGGTCGCGTCCTGCGCCATGCCGTGCGGCGAGGGGATGGTCATCAAGACCAACACCGAGCTCGTGCACAAGGCGCGCAAGGGCGTGATGGAGTTCCTGCTGATCAACCATCCGCTGGACTGCCCGATCTGCGACCAGGGCGGCGAGTGCGATCTGCAGGACCAGGCGATGGGCTACGGGTTCGACCGTTCGCGGTTCCAGGAGAACAAGCGGGCGGTCAAGGACAAGTACCTGGGGCCGCTGATCAAGACGATCATGACGCGGTGCATCCACTGTACCCGCTGCATCCGCTTCGCGGACGAGATCGCCGGCGTGCCCGAGCTGGGCGCCACCGGCCGCGGCGAGCACATGGAGGTCGGGACCTACATCGAGCAGGCCATTTCGTCCGAGCTGTCCGGCAACCTGATCGACGTGTGCCCGGTCGGCGCGCTGACCTCCAAGCCCTATGCCTTCACCACCCGCCCCTGGGAACTGCGCAAGACCGAAACCATCGACGTGATGGATGCGGTCGGCAGCAACACCCGGGTCGATACCCGCGGTCCCGAGGTGATGCGGCTGACCCCGCGGCTGAACGAGGACGTCAACGAGGAGTGGCTGGCCGACAAGAGCCGCTTCCACTACGACGGCCTGAAGCGGCAGCGCCTGGACCGGCCCTATGTCCGCCGTGACGGCAAGCTGCAGCCTGCCACCTGGGCCGAGGCCTTCGCCGCCATCGCCGAGCGCGTGAAGGGCGTTCCGGGCGAGCGGATCGCCGCCCTGGCCGGCGACCTGTGCGACGCCGAGTCCATGATGGCCCTGAAGGACCTTGTCGAGGGGCTCGGATCGGCAAACCTCGACTGCCGCCAGGACGGCGCCGCGTTCGACACCTCGGCGCGCGCGGGCTACCTGTTCAACACCACGATCGCCGGCATCGAGAAGGCCGACGCGATCCTGCTGGTCGGCACCTTCCCGCGCTGGGAAGCGCCGATGGTCAACGCGCGGATCCGCAAGCGCTACCTGATGGGCGGCCTGAAGGTGGGCGTGGTCGGCGAGCAGCGCGACCTGACCTATCCCTACGCCTACCTGGGCGCCGGTCCGCAGACCCTCCAGGAGATCGCCGAGGGTCGGCACGAGTTCTGCGACGTGCTGAAGAACGCCAAGCGGCCGATGCTGATCCTCGGCACCGGACCGCTGCGGCGGGCCGACGGTCCGGCGATCCAGGCGCTTGCCCGGCAGGCGGCCGAGGCCAACAACATGATCCAGGACGGCTGGAACGGCTTCAACGTGCTGCATACCGCGGCGGCACGTGTCGGCGGCCTGGAGATGGGCTTCCTTCCGGGGCAGGGCGGCAAGGGCACCGCGGACATCCTGGAAGCGGCCACGGCCGGCCAGATCGACGTCGTCTACCTGCTGGGCGCCGACGAGATCGACACGGCCAAGCTGGGCAACTCCTTCGTGATCTACCAGGGTCATCACGGCGACCGGGGTGCCCATCGCGCCGACGTCATCCTGCCCGGTGCCGCCTATACGGAAAAGAACGGCCTGTACGTCAACACCGAGGGCCGGGTCCAGATGGCGCGCATGGCGGTCTTCCCGCTCGGCGAGGCCCGGGAGGACTGGAAGATCCTGCGCGCGCTCGGCGAGCAACTCGGCGTCCGGCTGCCGTATGACAGCCTGGCCCAGGTCCGCAAGCGGCTTGCCGAGACCAGCCCGACCTTCCGGAACATCGAGGGGCTGACGGTCGCCGAGTGGGGACCGTTCGGCCGGCCGGGCCCGGTGGACGCGGCGCCGTTCCGCTGCCCGATAGAAAACTACTACATGACCGACCCGATCAGCCGCGCCTCGGCCACGATGGCGAAATGCACCGAGACCTTCGTGCTGGCTGGCAACGAGAGGACCGGCACCCATGGCTGAACTTTGGACCGGCTATGCCTGGCCGACGATCATCATCGTCCTCCAGATCGTCGCCATCATCATCCCGCTGCTGCTCGGCGTCGCCTACCTGACCTATGCCGAGCGCAAGGTCCTGGCGGCCATGCAGCTGCGCCAGGGGCCCAACCTGGTCGGTCCTTTCGGTCTGTTCCAGCCGCTCGCGGACGGGCTCAAGCTGTTCGGCAAGGAGACGGTCATCCCGGCGGGTGCCAACCGCGTGGTGTTCGTCTTCGCGCCGATGCTGACCTTCCTGCTCAGCCTGATCGCCTGGGCGGTGATCCCGTTCGACACCGGGATGGTGCTGGCGAACATCAATGTCGGCGTGCTGTACCTGTTCGCGATCTCGTCGCTGGGCGTCTACGGCATCATCATGGCCGGATGGGCGTCGAACTCGAAATACGCCTTCCTGGGCGGCCTCCGCTCGGCCGCCCAGATGGTGTCCTACGAGGTGTCGATCGGCTTCGTGATCATCACCGTGCTGCTGTGCGTCGGCTCGTTGAACCTGACCGACGTGGTCATGGCGCAGAAGACGGTATGGTTCGCGATCCCGCTGCTGCCCATGTTCGTCGTGTTCTTCATTTCGGCCCTGGCCGAGACGAACCGTGCGCCGTTCGACCTGCCGGAAGGCGAGTCGGAACTTGTCGGCGGTTACAACGTCGAATATTCGGCGATGACCTTCGCCCTGTTCTTCCTGGGCGAGTACGCGAACATGATCCTCATGAGCGCGATGACGTCGATCCTGTTCCTAGGCGGCTGGCTTCCTCCGCTGGACATCCCGCCGTTCAACTGGATCCCGGGACCCATCTGGTTTGCGCTCAAGATCGCGTTCGTCCTGTTCGTCTTCCTCTGGGTCCGCGCCACCGTGCCGCGCTACCGCTACGACCAGCTGATGCGGCTGGGCTGGAAGGTGTTTCTGCCCTTCTCGCTGTTCTGGGTGATCCTGACCGCAGGCGTGCTCGTCGCCTTCGACTGGTTGCCCTAACCCTTGCATGATCTCATGCGCGCCGCCGAACGGTTCTCGATCCCGGCGCGCATGACAGGAGAACTGAAGACATGGCATTCCTGGATCGCACTGCGCGGGGCTTCTTCCTGACGGAATTGCTGTCCGGACTGGGCCTGACTTTCAGCTATATGTTCCGGCCGCGGGTGACCCTGAACTATCCCTTCGAGAAGGGGCCGATCAGCCCGCGGTTCCGGGGCGAGCACGCGTTGCGCCGTTATCCCAACGGGGAAGAGCGCTGCATCGCCTGCAAGCTGTGCGAAGCCGTCTGCCCGGCCCTGGCCATCACGATCGAGGCCGAGCCGCGTGACGACGGCAGCCGTCGTACGACCCGCTACGACATCGACATGACGAAATGCATCTATTGCGGCCTGTGCCAGGAGGCCTGCCCGGTGGACGCCATCGTCGAGGGACCGAATTTCGAGTTTTCCACGGAGACTCGTGAAGAGCTTTTCTACAATAAGGAAAGACTGCTCCAGAACGGCGATCGCTGGGAGGCCCAGCTCGCCGCGAACGTTGCGGTCGACGCTCCCTATCGCTAAAACCCCAACCCGTGCGGGGTCTCCGCCGCGATCGCGGCGGGGTCCCGGACGGTCCGCAAGACACTGCAAGAACCCGACAAAGGGACTCCGGAAGTGAGCACAGACACCTTCCCTCATCACAAGAGGCGGGGAACGCCATGATCGTGCAGAGCCTGGCTTTCTATTTCTTCGCCGCGATCCTGGTGGCATCGGCCGTCATGGTCATCGCGGCCCGCAACCCGGTGCACTCGGTGCTCTTCCTGATCCTCGCCTTCTTCAACGCCGCGGGGCTGTTCGTGCTGATCGGCGCGGAGTTCGTGGCGATGATCCTGGTGATCGTCTATGTCGGCGCCGTCGCAGTGCTCTTCCTGTTCGTGGTCATGATGCTGGACATCAATTTCCGCGAGCTGCGGTCGGGGGCGCTCCAGTATCTGCCGATCGGCATCACCGTGGGCCTCATCCTGCTGGTCGAGCTGGCGCTGGTGCTGGGGACCTGGGTGATCGTGCCGGACCTCGCGGCCGTCTCCGCGGCGCCGATCCCGGCTCCCGACCAGATCACCAACACCCACGCCCTGGGCCTGCTGATCTACACCCATTACGTCTATCTGTTCCAGGCGGCCGGCCTGATCCTGCTGATCGCGATGATCGGCGCCATCGTGCTGACGCTGCGGCAGCGCGAAGGCGTGCGCCGTCAGAACATCAGCACCCAGGTGAGCCGCCGTCGCGAAGAAGTGGTCGCGATCCGCAAGGTCCCGACCCGGGGAGGTGTCTGAATGGAAATCGGTCTCGCCCACTACCTCACCGTCGCGTCGATCGTTTTCACGCTGGGCGTTTTCGGGATCTTCCTGAACCGCAAGAACGTGATCATCATCCTGATGTCGGTCGAGCTGATCCTTCTGGCCGTCAACATCAATCTGGTGTCGTTCTCGGTCTTCCTCAATGACCTGGTCGGTCAGGTCTTCGCGATGTTCATCCTGACCGTCGCGGCGGCCGAAGCCGCGATCGGCCTCGCCATCCTGGTCGTCTACTTCCGCAACCGCGGCACCATCGCCGTGGACGACATCAACATGATGAAGGGCTGAGGCGGCGATCATGGAAGTAGCAGCAATTTTCCTGCCGCTCCTGGCGGCTTTCATCGCGGGATTCTTCGGGCGCTTCATCGGCGACCGCGGGTCCCAGATCGTCACGTCGGGCGCCGTCTGCGTCTCGGCCCTCATCTCCATCTGGCTTTTCGTCGACGTCGCGCTGAACGGCAATGCCCGCACCGTCGAGCTGATGACCTGGATCGACAGCGGCACCTTCGAGGTGTCGTGGGCGCTCAAGTTCGACACGCTGACCGCGGTCATGCTGATCGTCGTGAACGTCGTGTCGTCGATGGTCCATGTCTACTCGATCGGGTACATGAGCCACGACCACCACAAGCCGCGCTTCATGGCCTATCTCAGCCTGTTCACCTTCTTCATGCTGATGCTGGTGACGGCGGACAACTTCGTCCAGATGTATTTCGGCTGGGAAGGCGTGGGGCTGGCGTCGTACCTGCTGATCAACTTCTGGTATGAGAAGCCGAGCGCCAACGCGGCGTCCATGAAGGCGTTCATCGTGAACCGGGTCGGCGACTTCGGCTTCGCCCTCGGCATCATGGCGATCTTCTTCCTGTTCGGCTCGGTCCATTTCGACACCGTGTTCGCCGCGGCGCCGCAGATGGCCGGCCACTCCATCAATTTCCTGGGCTTCGACCTCGACGCGCTGACCGTCGCCTGCCTGCTGCTCTTCATGGGCGCCATGGGCAAGTCGGCGCAGCTCGGCCTGCACACCTGGCTGCCGGACGCGATGGAGGGGCCGACGCCGGTGTCGGCGCTGATCCACGCCGCGACGATGGTCACCGCCGGCGTCTTCATGGTCGCCCGCCTGTCGCCGATCTTCGAATACGCCCCGATCGCCCTCAACGTCATCGCCGTCGTCGGTGCCTCGACCGCCTTCGTCGCCGCGACGATCGGCCTGACCCAGTTCGACATCAAGCGGGTCATCGCCTATTCGACCATGAGCCAGCTCGGCTACATGTTCTTCGCGCTCGGCGTCTCCGCCTACAGCGCGGCGATGTTCCACCTGATGACGCACGCCTTCTTCAAGGCCCTGCTGTTCCTCGGTGCCGGGTCGGTGATCCATGCCATGTCGGACGAGCAGGACATGCGCAAGATGGGCGGCATCTGGCGCCTGATCCCGGTGACCTACGCGATGATGTGGATCGGCAGCCTGGCGCTTGCCGGCATCCCGTTCTTCGCCGGCTACTACTCCAAGGACATCATCCTGGAGGCAGCCTACGCCGCCCATTCCGGCGTCGGCACCTATGCCTTCTGGCTCGGCATCGCCGCGGCGCTCATGACGGCATTCTATTCCTGGCGCCTGATCATCATGACCTTCCACGGCAAGCCGCAGGCCAACGACCGGGTCATGGCCCATGTCCACGAAAGCCCGCTGATCATGACGATCCCCCTGGGGGTCCTGGCGATCGGCGCACTGTTCTCCGGCGTCGTGGCCTATGGCTGGTTCGTCGGCGAGAACCGGGCGGAGTTCTGGGGCAAGGCGATCTTCGTCCTGCACGAGCACGACACGGTCGAGGCCGCGCACCACGTGCCGGGCTGGGTTCCGCTGGCACCGTTCGTGGTCGGCCTGATCGGCATCGGGCTGGCGTACCTGTTCTACATGTTCATGCCGCACCTGCCTTCCCTGGTGGCCTCGAAGCTGGGCGCGGTCTATCGGTTCGTCTATCGCAAGTGGATGTTCGACGAGCTTTACGACAGGCTGTTCGTCCAGCCGGCCAAGTTCCTGGGCTACGGCCTCTGGAAGTCCGGTGATGGCGCCATCATCGACGGCGTCGGCCCCGACGGCGTCGCCGCCGCCACCCGCGACGTCGCACTCCGCGCCGCCCGCCTGCAGTCCGGCTATGTCTATCACTACGCGTTCGCGATGGTGATCGGCGTGGTGCTGCTGGTCGGCTGGTTCTACTTCTTCGGTTGATACGGCGAGGCAAGACTGATCATGGCTGGCTGGCCCATCCTGTCGCTGACGACATTCCTGCCGCTCGTCGGTGCCGCGTTCATCCTGCTGATCCGCGGTGAACCCGATGTTGTGGCGCGCAACGCCCGTAACGTGGCGTTGTGGACCTCGCTGATCACCTTCGTGCTGTCGGTGTTCATCTGGTTGAACTTCGACAGTTCCTCCGCCGCGTTCCAGATGGTGGAACGGGTCGAGTGGATCCCGGCGTTCAACGTCTATTACCACATGGGCGTGGACGGCATCTCCGTGCTGTTCGTGCTGCTCTCGACCTTCCTGACGCCGCTCTGCATCCTGTCGAGCTGGGAGTCGGTGAAGACCCGCGTCAAGGAGTACATGATCGCCTTCCTGGTCCTCGAGACCCTGATGGTCGGCATGTTCTGCGCGCTGGACTTCGTCCTCTTCTACATGTTCTTCGAGGGCGTGCTGATCCCGATGTTCCTGATCATCGGGGTCTGGGGCGGCGCCCGGCGCGTCTACGCGGCGTTCAAGTTCTTCCTCTACACGCTGCTCGGCTCGGTGCTGATGCTGCTGGCGATCCTGGCCATGTATTTCGTCGCCGGCACGACCGACTTGCCGACGCTGATGCAGACCGACTTCCCGCGCAGCATGCAGATCTGGCTTTGGCTGGCGCTGTTCGCCTCCTTCGCGGTCAAGGTGCCGATGTGGCCCGTCCACACTTGGCTGCCCGACGCCCACGTGGAGGCGCCGACCGCCGGTTCCGTCATCCTGGCCGGCGTGCTGCTGAAGATGGGCGGCTACGGCTTCCTGCGCTTCTCGATCCCCATCCTGCCCGAGGCGACCGAGTACTTCACCCCGCTGATCTATACCCTGAGCGTGGTGGCAATCATCTACACCTCCCTGGTCGCGCTGGCGCAGGAGGACATGAAGAAGCTGATCGCCTACTCGTCGATCGCCCATATGGGCTTCGTCACGATCGGCATGTTCACCATGACCCAGCAGGGCGTGGAAGGCTCGCTGTTCCAGATGCTCAGCCACGGCATCGTGTCCGGCGCGCTCTTCCTCTGCGTCGGTGTGGTCTACGACCGGCTGCACACCCGCGAGATCGCGCGCTACGGCGGGCTGGTCCACAACATGCCGAAATACGCCGTCGTCTTCATGATCATGATGCTGGCATCGGTCGGGCTGCCCGGCACCAGCGGCTTCGTCGGCGAGTTCCTGATCCTCATCGGCGCGTTCCAGGACAACACCTGGGTGGCGTTCCTGGCGACCATCGGCATCATCCTGGGCGCCGCCTATATGCTGTGGCTCTACCGCCGCATCATCTTCGGCAAGATCACCCGGGACGACGTCAAGGGCATGCTGGACCTCACCCCGCGTGAAGTCGCGATCTTCGTGCCACTGATCGTGCTGGTGCTGTGGATGGGGATCTACCCCTCCAGCTTCCTGAACGTCATGTCGGTGTCGGTCGAAGCCCTGATCACGAATTACCAAACCGCTCTGGCCGACGGTGCCGGTACCGCCGTCGCGGTACGATAAGGCGGGGGAACAAGCAAAATGACCGAATTTCCCGATCTGATGCCGGCCCTGCCGGAGATCTTCATGGCCGTATCGGCCATGGCCCTGCTGATGCTGGGCGTCTTCCGGGGCGACGGCAGCACGCGGCTGATCTCCTACCTGACGGTCGGCGTCCTGCTGGTCGCCGCGGTGATGGTGCTGTCCGGCCCGGGTACCCGCGAGATCACCTTCAGCAACCTCTTCATCATGGACAGCTTCGGCGGTTTCATGAAGGTGCTGGTGCTGATCGGCTCCGCCCTGTCCGTGCTCGTCTCGATCAACTATATCGAGCGCGAGCAGATGAAGCGGATCGAGTTCCCGGTGCTGATGCTGCTCGCCACGGTCGGCATGCTGATGATGGTGTCGGCCAACGACCTCATCTCTCTCTATGTCGGCCTGGAGCTGCAGAGCCTGGCGCTCTACGTCATCGCCGCCTTCCGGCGCGACTTCGCCAAGTCGAGCGAGGCGGGCCTGAAGTACTTCGTGCTCGGCGCCCTGTCCTCGGGCATGCTGCTGTACGGCGCCTCCCTGGTCTACGGCTTCGCCGGCACGACCAACTTCACCACCCTGGCCCAGCTCTTCGCGACCCATGCCCAGCAGACCGGGCATGCCTCGATCGGCCTGATCGTCGGGCTGACCTTCGTGGCCGCCGGCCTGGCCTTCAAGATCTCCGCGGTGCCGTTCCACATGTGGACGCCGGACGTGTATGAAGGTGCGCCGACGCCGGTGACCGCCTTCTTCGCCGTCGCTCCCAAGGTCGCCGCCATCGCCCTGTTCGTCCGTTTGCTGATCGAGCCGTTCGGCGCGATGGTCGACCAGTGGCGCCAGATCATCTACTTCACCGCGCTGGCCTCCATGGTGCTGGGATCGTTCGCCGCGATCGGCCAGACCAACATCAAGCGCCTGATGGCCTACAGCTCGATCGGCCACATCGGGTTCGCCCTGGTCGGGCTCGCCGCCGGGACCGAGCTCGGCGTCCGCGGCGTGATGTTCTACATGGCGATCTACATCTTCATGAACATCGGCACCTTCGGCGTCATCCTGTGCATGCGCCAGAACGGCCGGATGGTCGAGGAGATCACCGATCTGGCGGGCCTGTCTAAGACCCACCCGATGCTCGCCCTGGCCATGCTGATCTTCATGTTCTCCATGGCCGGCATCCCGCCGGCGGCGGGTTTCTTCGCCAAGCTGTTCGTCTTCCAGGCGGCCATCCAGGCGCACCTCTATTCCCTGGCGGTGCTCGGCGTGCTGGCGAGTGTGGTGGGCGCCTTCTATTACCTGCGAATCATCAAGGTCATGTATTTCGACGAGCCGGTTGAGCCGCTCGACCGGAATATCAGCAGCGAGATGACCCTGGTGATCGCCGGCACGAGCCTGTTCACGCTGCTCTTCTTCTTCTTCCCGGCCCCCCTGCTCGACGGCGCAGCCGCGGCCGCGGCCTCGCTCTTCGCTGGATGAGCGGGCCGGTTCCAGCGAACCGGGTGCTGCCCGGGCTGCCGTCGGCCTACAATCTGAAGGCATACGACAGCCTGGGGAGCACCAACGACGAGGCCAAGCGCCTCGCCCGCGACGAGGGTGCCGTCCACGGCACCCTCGTGTGGGCTCTTCGGCAGACCGAGGGCCGGGGACGCCGGGGCAGGCCGTGGGTCTCGCCGGAGGGCAACCTGTATGTCAGCCTGATCCTCCGTCCGGGCTGCCGGCCGGCCTCCGCGGCCCAGCTGTCGTTCGTGACGGCCGGGGCGCTGGCCGATGCGCTCCAGCCGCTGCTCCCCGAAGCCGTCTGCCAGTGCAAATGGCCGAACGACCTTCTTCTGGACGACCGGAAGGCTGCGGGCATCCTGCTAGAATCCGAAACGGACGAGGCCGGGAACATCGACTGGCTGGTCGTGGGCGTCGGCATCAATGTCCAGCATTACCCGCCTGCTTCCGAGTTTCCCGCGACCTCCCTGCGCAACGAGTGCAGCCGGCTCGACGAGCCCGGGCCGGTCCTGGTGCGTTTCGCCCAGGCCTTCTCCACCTGGTACGACGCGTGGAAGGCCGACGGCTTCGCGCCGGTCCGGGAGGGCTGGCTTCAGCTCGCCCGCGGGATCGGGGGTCCGATCACCGTCAGGCTGTCCGACCGGACGCTGACCGGCGTGTTCGCGGATCTGGATGCGGACGGCGCCTTGCTGCTCGACCTGGACGGCGGGGAGCGCCGCCGGATCACGGCCGGGGATGTGTTTTTCCCGGGGCTTTCTTCGCCCGGATCAGGCGGAGGGACCTGACATGCTGCTTGCGATCGACGCCGGCAACACGAACGTGGTGTTCGCCATTTTCGACGGGGATCGCAAGCAGGGGCAGTG is a genomic window containing:
- the nuoG gene encoding NADH-quinone oxidoreductase subunit NuoG, whose protein sequence is MPKLTIDGIEVEVEPGTSVLQACEQIGIEIPRFCYHERLSVPANCRMCLVEMEKAPKPVASCAMPCGEGMVIKTNTELVHKARKGVMEFLLINHPLDCPICDQGGECDLQDQAMGYGFDRSRFQENKRAVKDKYLGPLIKTIMTRCIHCTRCIRFADEIAGVPELGATGRGEHMEVGTYIEQAISSELSGNLIDVCPVGALTSKPYAFTTRPWELRKTETIDVMDAVGSNTRVDTRGPEVMRLTPRLNEDVNEEWLADKSRFHYDGLKRQRLDRPYVRRDGKLQPATWAEAFAAIAERVKGVPGERIAALAGDLCDAESMMALKDLVEGLGSANLDCRQDGAAFDTSARAGYLFNTTIAGIEKADAILLVGTFPRWEAPMVNARIRKRYLMGGLKVGVVGEQRDLTYPYAYLGAGPQTLQEIAEGRHEFCDVLKNAKRPMLILGTGPLRRADGPAIQALARQAAEANNMIQDGWNGFNVLHTAAARVGGLEMGFLPGQGGKGTADILEAATAGQIDVVYLLGADEIDTAKLGNSFVIYQGHHGDRGAHRADVILPGAAYTEKNGLYVNTEGRVQMARMAVFPLGEAREDWKILRALGEQLGVRLPYDSLAQVRKRLAETSPTFRNIEGLTVAEWGPFGRPGPVDAAPFRCPIENYYMTDPISRASATMAKCTETFVLAGNERTGTHG
- the nuoH gene encoding NADH-quinone oxidoreductase subunit NuoH, with the protein product MAELWTGYAWPTIIIVLQIVAIIIPLLLGVAYLTYAERKVLAAMQLRQGPNLVGPFGLFQPLADGLKLFGKETVIPAGANRVVFVFAPMLTFLLSLIAWAVIPFDTGMVLANINVGVLYLFAISSLGVYGIIMAGWASNSKYAFLGGLRSAAQMVSYEVSIGFVIITVLLCVGSLNLTDVVMAQKTVWFAIPLLPMFVVFFISALAETNRAPFDLPEGESELVGGYNVEYSAMTFALFFLGEYANMILMSAMTSILFLGGWLPPLDIPPFNWIPGPIWFALKIAFVLFVFLWVRATVPRYRYDQLMRLGWKVFLPFSLFWVILTAGVLVAFDWLP
- the nuoI gene encoding NADH-quinone oxidoreductase subunit NuoI — its product is MAFLDRTARGFFLTELLSGLGLTFSYMFRPRVTLNYPFEKGPISPRFRGEHALRRYPNGEERCIACKLCEAVCPALAITIEAEPRDDGSRRTTRYDIDMTKCIYCGLCQEACPVDAIVEGPNFEFSTETREELFYNKERLLQNGDRWEAQLAANVAVDAPYR
- a CDS encoding NADH-quinone oxidoreductase subunit J; this encodes MIVQSLAFYFFAAILVASAVMVIAARNPVHSVLFLILAFFNAAGLFVLIGAEFVAMILVIVYVGAVAVLFLFVVMMLDINFRELRSGALQYLPIGITVGLILLVELALVLGTWVIVPDLAAVSAAPIPAPDQITNTHALGLLIYTHYVYLFQAAGLILLIAMIGAIVLTLRQREGVRRQNISTQVSRRREEVVAIRKVPTRGGV
- the nuoK gene encoding NADH-quinone oxidoreductase subunit NuoK, with protein sequence MEIGLAHYLTVASIVFTLGVFGIFLNRKNVIIILMSVELILLAVNINLVSFSVFLNDLVGQVFAMFILTVAAAEAAIGLAILVVYFRNRGTIAVDDINMMKG
- the nuoL gene encoding NADH-quinone oxidoreductase subunit L codes for the protein MEVAAIFLPLLAAFIAGFFGRFIGDRGSQIVTSGAVCVSALISIWLFVDVALNGNARTVELMTWIDSGTFEVSWALKFDTLTAVMLIVVNVVSSMVHVYSIGYMSHDHHKPRFMAYLSLFTFFMLMLVTADNFVQMYFGWEGVGLASYLLINFWYEKPSANAASMKAFIVNRVGDFGFALGIMAIFFLFGSVHFDTVFAAAPQMAGHSINFLGFDLDALTVACLLLFMGAMGKSAQLGLHTWLPDAMEGPTPVSALIHAATMVTAGVFMVARLSPIFEYAPIALNVIAVVGASTAFVAATIGLTQFDIKRVIAYSTMSQLGYMFFALGVSAYSAAMFHLMTHAFFKALLFLGAGSVIHAMSDEQDMRKMGGIWRLIPVTYAMMWIGSLALAGIPFFAGYYSKDIILEAAYAAHSGVGTYAFWLGIAAALMTAFYSWRLIIMTFHGKPQANDRVMAHVHESPLIMTIPLGVLAIGALFSGVVAYGWFVGENRAEFWGKAIFVLHEHDTVEAAHHVPGWVPLAPFVVGLIGIGLAYLFYMFMPHLPSLVASKLGAVYRFVYRKWMFDELYDRLFVQPAKFLGYGLWKSGDGAIIDGVGPDGVAAATRDVALRAARLQSGYVYHYAFAMVIGVVLLVGWFYFFG
- a CDS encoding NADH-quinone oxidoreductase subunit M; translated protein: MAGWPILSLTTFLPLVGAAFILLIRGEPDVVARNARNVALWTSLITFVLSVFIWLNFDSSSAAFQMVERVEWIPAFNVYYHMGVDGISVLFVLLSTFLTPLCILSSWESVKTRVKEYMIAFLVLETLMVGMFCALDFVLFYMFFEGVLIPMFLIIGVWGGARRVYAAFKFFLYTLLGSVLMLLAILAMYFVAGTTDLPTLMQTDFPRSMQIWLWLALFASFAVKVPMWPVHTWLPDAHVEAPTAGSVILAGVLLKMGGYGFLRFSIPILPEATEYFTPLIYTLSVVAIIYTSLVALAQEDMKKLIAYSSIAHMGFVTIGMFTMTQQGVEGSLFQMLSHGIVSGALFLCVGVVYDRLHTREIARYGGLVHNMPKYAVVFMIMMLASVGLPGTSGFVGEFLILIGAFQDNTWVAFLATIGIILGAAYMLWLYRRIIFGKITRDDVKGMLDLTPREVAIFVPLIVLVLWMGIYPSSFLNVMSVSVEALITNYQTALADGAGTAVAVR
- the nuoN gene encoding NADH-quinone oxidoreductase subunit NuoN, which gives rise to MTEFPDLMPALPEIFMAVSAMALLMLGVFRGDGSTRLISYLTVGVLLVAAVMVLSGPGTREITFSNLFIMDSFGGFMKVLVLIGSALSVLVSINYIEREQMKRIEFPVLMLLATVGMLMMVSANDLISLYVGLELQSLALYVIAAFRRDFAKSSEAGLKYFVLGALSSGMLLYGASLVYGFAGTTNFTTLAQLFATHAQQTGHASIGLIVGLTFVAAGLAFKISAVPFHMWTPDVYEGAPTPVTAFFAVAPKVAAIALFVRLLIEPFGAMVDQWRQIIYFTALASMVLGSFAAIGQTNIKRLMAYSSIGHIGFALVGLAAGTELGVRGVMFYMAIYIFMNIGTFGVILCMRQNGRMVEEITDLAGLSKTHPMLALAMLIFMFSMAGIPPAAGFFAKLFVFQAAIQAHLYSLAVLGVLASVVGAFYYLRIIKVMYFDEPVEPLDRNISSEMTLVIAGTSLFTLLFFFFPAPLLDGAAAAAASLFAG
- a CDS encoding biotin--[acetyl-CoA-carboxylase] ligase; the encoded protein is MSGPVPANRVLPGLPSAYNLKAYDSLGSTNDEAKRLARDEGAVHGTLVWALRQTEGRGRRGRPWVSPEGNLYVSLILRPGCRPASAAQLSFVTAGALADALQPLLPEAVCQCKWPNDLLLDDRKAAGILLESETDEAGNIDWLVVGVGINVQHYPPASEFPATSLRNECSRLDEPGPVLVRFAQAFSTWYDAWKADGFAPVREGWLQLARGIGGPITVRLSDRTLTGVFADLDADGALLLDLDGGERRRITAGDVFFPGLSSPGSGGGT